GATTCCGAAAAGGAGTTTATTTCATGACAAAGATAAAAAGAGCGGTAATAAGCGTTTACGACAAAAAAGGGATAACCACGCTCGCAAAGGGCCTGGGGGAACTCGGCGTTGAGATGCTCTCAACCGGAGGGACCGCCAGGAGGCTTAGGGACGGCGGGGCGAAAGTGACGGAAATATCGGACTACACGGGGTTTCCCGAAATACTTGGAGGAAGGGTGAAAACGCTTCACCCCAAAATACACGGAGGCCTTCTTGGAATGAGGGACGATGAGCGCCACCTTGGGGAAATGGCCGAGAATTCCATAGAGCCGATAGACATGCTCGTGGTCAACTTCTACCCTTTTGAGGAAGTGGTCGCGAAAGAGGGAACCACGTTTTCTGAAGCGATAGAGAACATAGACATAGGCGGGCCGGCGATGCTTCGGGCCGCGGCGAAGAACCACGCGTCGGTAAGCGTGCTCACCGACCCCGAAGACTACGGTGCCGTGCTCAGGGAGCTTCGCAGAAACAAGGGAAAAATCTCCCCCGAAACCAATTTCCGCCTCTCGGCAAAGGCCTTTTCCTACGTCTCGAGGTACGACGCGGCGATATCGAATTATCTCTCGTTCCTCGAACCTGACGGCGAAAGAAACCCGCTTCCGGCGACCTACACCCTCTACCTCGAAAAAAAGCTTGATCTTCGCTACGGGGAAAACCCCCACCAGCTGGGGGCCTTCTACACGGAAAGCGGCATAGAAGGAGCTCATTGCGTGGCAAACGCCAGGCAACTTCAGGGGAAAGAGCTTTCCCTTAACAACATATACGACACCGACTCCGCCTTTGAACTCGTAAGGGAGTTCGAAGAGACCGCATGCGTAATAGTGAAGCACAACAATCCCTGCGGAGCGGCACTCGGGGACACTCCGGCAGAGGCGTTCTCCCGCGCGAGGGAATGCGACCCGGAAAGCGCTTTCGGCGGGATAATCGCCTTTAACAGGGAGGTTG
This region of Candidatus Dadabacteria bacterium genomic DNA includes:
- the purH gene encoding bifunctional phosphoribosylaminoimidazolecarboxamide formyltransferase/IMP cyclohydrolase translates to MTKIKRAVISVYDKKGITTLAKGLGELGVEMLSTGGTARRLRDGGAKVTEISDYTGFPEILGGRVKTLHPKIHGGLLGMRDDERHLGEMAENSIEPIDMLVVNFYPFEEVVAKEGTTFSEAIENIDIGGPAMLRAAAKNHASVSVLTDPEDYGAVLRELRRNKGKISPETNFRLSAKAFSYVSRYDAAISNYLSFLEPDGERNPLPATYTLYLEKKLDLRYGENPHQLGAFYTESGIEGAHCVANARQLQGKELSLNNIYDTDSAFELVREFEETACVIVKHNNPCGAALGDTPAEAFSRARECDPESAFGGIIAFNREVDETAAEEIAGMFAEVVIAPGFSEKALMLLGARKNLRVLLSGGMDIGGAGGWDIKKVTGGALIQQSD